CCACCGCTGCACGGTGCTGGAGAATGGCGGCGCGCTGTTCGCGATGCGGGGCGGCGACTTCGTCCTCACCGTCGGCGGTGACCTCGCCATCGGCTATCGCTCCCATGACCGGGAGGCGCTCCACCTCTTCTGCGTGGAGACCGTCGCGCCGCAAACGCTCACCCCGCAGGCGGTGTGCCTGCTGGAGCCCTCGGGGCAGTCGGAGCGGCTCGTTACTGCTTGACGGCGCCGAAGGTGAGGCCGGTGACGATGTGGCGCTGGACGATCAGCGCCAGCAGGAGCACCGGCAGCGTGATGAGGGTGGCGGCGGCGGCCAGCGTCCCCCAGTTGATCTCCTCGTAGGAGATCATGTTGAAGACGGCGATCGGGAGCGTCCGGGTCTCGCGGCCGGCCAGGATCACCGAGAAGAGGAAGTTGTTC
The DNA window shown above is from Candidatus Methylomirabilota bacterium and carries:
- a CDS encoding carbohydrate ABC transporter permease, giving the protein NNFLFSVILAGRETRTLPIAVFNMISYEEINWGTLAAAATLITLPVLLLALIVQRHIVTGLTFGAVKQ